From one Streptomyces sp. SCSIO 30461 genomic stretch:
- the lhgO gene encoding L-2-hydroxyglutarate oxidase, whose translation MTAASERGHDCDVLVVGGGIVGLSTAYALTRSAPGTSVVVLEKETGPARHQTGRNSGVIHSGIYYRPGSLKARFAVRGAAEMVKFCAEHGIPHDVTGKLIVAADRDELPRLHALVQRGRENGIPVRELGPAQMAEYEPQVRGVAAIHVGTTGVCDFRAVATRLAELAGDSGTRIHYGEEVQAVDRRSWGVAVRTSTGRIVRAKALVNTAGLHCDQVARLTGDDPGMRIVPFRGEYYELTRPELVRGLVYPVPDPAFPFLGVHLTRGIDGGVHVGPNAVPALAREGYDWATVHPRELAGTLGWPGSWRIARRHWRYGAGELHRSLSKRAFADAVARLLPAVTQDDLRPVAAGVRAQAVLRDGTLVDDFLIRQAPRTVHILNAPSPAATASLPIGLEVARRALALLP comes from the coding sequence ATGACAGCGGCGAGTGAGCGTGGCCACGACTGCGATGTGCTGGTCGTCGGGGGTGGGATCGTCGGCCTGTCGACGGCGTATGCCCTGACGCGCTCGGCGCCCGGCACCTCGGTGGTCGTGCTGGAGAAGGAGACCGGCCCCGCCCGACACCAGACGGGGCGCAACAGTGGGGTGATCCACAGCGGAATCTACTACCGGCCCGGATCGCTGAAGGCACGTTTCGCCGTACGGGGCGCCGCGGAGATGGTGAAGTTCTGTGCTGAGCACGGGATCCCGCACGACGTCACCGGGAAGCTGATCGTCGCCGCGGACCGCGATGAGCTGCCCCGGCTGCACGCCCTGGTCCAGCGCGGCAGGGAGAACGGGATCCCGGTGCGCGAGCTGGGCCCCGCGCAGATGGCGGAGTACGAGCCACAGGTGCGCGGAGTCGCGGCGATCCATGTCGGCACGACGGGTGTGTGCGACTTCAGGGCGGTCGCGACGCGACTCGCGGAGCTGGCGGGCGACTCGGGCACGCGTATCCACTACGGAGAAGAGGTCCAGGCCGTCGACCGGCGGTCCTGGGGGGTGGCCGTGCGCACCTCGACCGGACGGATCGTCCGGGCAAAGGCGCTGGTGAACACGGCGGGGCTGCACTGCGACCAGGTGGCCCGGCTGACAGGCGACGATCCCGGGATGCGGATCGTGCCCTTCCGGGGCGAGTACTACGAGCTGACCCGTCCCGAGCTGGTGCGCGGACTGGTGTACCCGGTGCCGGACCCGGCGTTCCCGTTCCTCGGGGTCCACCTCACCCGGGGAATCGACGGCGGCGTGCATGTCGGGCCGAACGCGGTACCGGCTCTCGCCCGCGAGGGATACGACTGGGCCACCGTCCACCCTCGGGAGCTCGCCGGCACACTCGGCTGGCCCGGTTCCTGGCGGATAGCGCGCCGGCATTGGCGCTACGGCGCGGGCGAGCTGCACCGCTCGCTGTCGAAGCGCGCCTTCGCGGACGCGGTCGCCCGACTGCTTCCCGCGGTCACCCAGGACGATCTGCGGCCCGTCGCCGCGGGAGTGCGGGCGCAGGCGGTGCTGAGGGACGGCACTCTGGTGGACGACTTCCTCATCCGGCAGGCCCCGCGCACGGTGCACATCCTGAATGCCCCGTCGCCGGCGGCGACCGCGTCGCTGCCGATCGGCCTCGAGGTGGCACGCCGGGCACTGGCACTGCTGCCCTGA
- a CDS encoding MFS transporter, translated as MSREQRGPNDKLGTVLALAGISNAGLARRVNDLGAQRGLTLRYDKTSVARWVSKGMVPQGAAPHLIAAAIGQKLGRPVPLHEIGLADADPAPEVGLAFPRDIGEAVKAATELYRLDLAGRRAGGGGIWQSLAGSFAVSAYATPASRWLITPADPSVEREVGGSRAGERSEERLADGGPEGMPPGASGAADDNHDARDGQDGHVRVGHADVAKLREAAEDARRWDSKYGGGDWRSSMVPECLRVDAAPLLLGSYSDEVGRALFGATAELTRLAGWMAFDTGQQEAAQRYYIQALRLARAAADVPLGGYVLASMSLQATYRGFADEGVDLAQAAAERNRGLATARTMSFFRLVEARAHAKASDSTAAGAALRAAESWLERARPGDGDPSWLGFYSYDRFAADAAECYRDLKAPRQVRRFTEQALSRPTDEFVRSHGLRLVVSAVAELESGNLDAACAAGTRAVEVAGRISSARTTEYVRDLLHRLEPYGDEPRVAELRERARPLLAAPA; from the coding sequence ATGTCCAGAGAGCAACGCGGGCCGAACGACAAACTCGGCACCGTTCTCGCCCTCGCGGGAATCAGCAACGCCGGCCTCGCCCGGCGCGTCAACGACCTCGGAGCCCAGCGCGGTCTGACCCTGCGCTACGACAAGACGTCGGTGGCCAGGTGGGTCTCCAAGGGCATGGTTCCCCAGGGCGCCGCGCCCCATCTCATCGCGGCGGCCATCGGGCAGAAACTCGGTCGGCCGGTTCCCCTGCACGAGATCGGCCTCGCCGACGCCGACCCGGCGCCCGAGGTCGGGCTCGCCTTCCCGCGTGACATCGGCGAGGCGGTGAAGGCGGCCACCGAGCTCTACCGGCTCGACCTGGCCGGACGGCGAGCCGGGGGCGGCGGGATCTGGCAGTCGCTGGCCGGCTCGTTCGCGGTGAGCGCGTACGCCACGCCCGCCTCCCGCTGGCTGATCACCCCGGCCGACCCGTCGGTGGAGCGGGAGGTGGGAGGCAGCCGGGCCGGGGAGCGGAGCGAGGAGCGCCTCGCGGACGGCGGGCCGGAAGGCATGCCCCCGGGGGCCTCTGGCGCGGCCGACGACAACCACGACGCCCGCGACGGCCAGGACGGGCACGTACGGGTGGGCCACGCCGATGTCGCCAAGCTGCGCGAGGCCGCGGAGGACGCACGCCGCTGGGACTCCAAGTACGGCGGGGGGGATTGGCGTTCCTCCATGGTGCCCGAGTGTCTGCGGGTCGACGCCGCGCCGCTGCTGCTGGGCTCGTACTCGGACGAGGTGGGCCGCGCCCTGTTCGGCGCGACCGCCGAGCTGACCCGGCTGGCCGGCTGGATGGCTTTCGACACGGGCCAGCAGGAGGCGGCACAGCGCTACTACATCCAGGCGCTGCGCCTGGCCAGAGCCGCAGCCGACGTCCCGCTCGGCGGATACGTGCTGGCGTCGATGTCCCTCCAGGCGACCTACCGGGGCTTCGCCGACGAGGGCGTCGACCTGGCCCAGGCCGCGGCGGAGCGCAACCGCGGCCTCGCCACCGCGCGGACGATGAGCTTCTTCCGCCTGGTGGAGGCCAGGGCGCACGCCAAGGCGAGCGACTCGACGGCTGCCGGTGCCGCGCTGAGGGCCGCGGAGAGCTGGCTGGAGCGTGCCCGTCCCGGTGATGGGGACCCGTCATGGCTCGGCTTCTATTCATACGACCGCTTCGCGGCCGACGCCGCCGAGTGCTACCGGGACCTGAAGGCGCCCCGCCAGGTGCGCCGCTTCACCGAGCAGGCGCTGTCCCGGCCGACGGACGAGTTCGTACGGTCGCACGGGCTGCGGCTGGTGGTGAGCGCCGTCGCGGAACTGGAGTCGGGCAATCTGGACGCGGCATGCGCGGCCGGCACGCGGGCGGTGGAGGTCGCGGGCCGCATCTCGTCGGCGCGGACGACCGAGTACGTGAGGGATCTGCTGCACCGGCTCGAGCCGTACGGAGACGAGCCGCGCGTCGCGGAGCTGAGGGAGCGGGCCCGGCCGCTGCTGGCGGCACCGGCGTGA
- a CDS encoding asparagine synthase-related protein produces MRWLVGWSSIAASFGTAGTAGAPGTADAVGAARGTGPGGHHGDGQRTVHPVGAQLLWGDPDPLWAVGDWRPDEVRVITADGNRLAVFGCCGASDEELRVGLLAARGGALRHLTSWPGSYTAVAQVGRRITLASDLAGARPVFHTPWAGGTAYATAGLPLADLIEAQLDIGYLAALLACPETPEALRDSTPYVGVKRVPPGHALILREGSREITGYERVASLAIAAPQLEAGRAMDAMRDALVQAVRARLTAPRHAPMTLPPDPGPVPGMGPAERRAARGAPAPGIGADLSGGSASATLALLAAGLPGAPGTVLGHGTGAGERLLAVTFNDLAAGAGQEAELERARLLAENPRLHHVVVAAGEEALPYADLESGPLTDEPGPSLVLAERHRRRLAAGSADQFTGFGARQVLDAHPARLADLLMDRRRRPLLKPVSALARAQGTPGGALLVPLTVYRAARRLARTSYRAGLESAAAHLSQANRAAAPSVNGPLGASLAALSWSRPGPAARWLTGEALAEVSVRLQTAATRATAVQRPGEARARAALARHAIDHRVLEQAAEVRSQRLHAPFLDNQVVRAARDLPEAMRVQPGARAAVLRSVLAGAGVHDLPPGWGAPSPEAANTATRSGLRLALPELLALFDTPLLADAGLVEARVVRKALRAASEGEPVPLDGLADLVSTELWLRRLLARRGTCWTDTEGPRRRAVGGGVSRGGHALGASGTRGGQVTRGARTR; encoded by the coding sequence ATGCGGTGGCTGGTGGGGTGGAGCAGTATCGCCGCGAGCTTCGGTACGGCGGGTACGGCAGGCGCACCCGGTACGGCCGACGCAGTCGGTGCGGCCCGCGGAACAGGCCCGGGCGGACACCACGGCGACGGGCAACGCACCGTCCACCCCGTGGGCGCACAGCTGCTGTGGGGCGACCCCGATCCCCTCTGGGCCGTCGGCGACTGGCGGCCCGACGAGGTGCGTGTGATCACCGCCGACGGCAACCGCCTCGCCGTGTTCGGCTGTTGCGGCGCCAGCGACGAGGAGCTCCGGGTGGGGCTGCTCGCGGCACGTGGCGGGGCGCTGAGACACCTCACCTCCTGGCCCGGCAGTTACACCGCGGTGGCACAGGTCGGTCGGCGCATCACCCTTGCGAGTGATCTGGCCGGTGCGCGGCCCGTGTTCCACACCCCCTGGGCCGGCGGCACCGCATACGCCACCGCGGGGCTGCCCCTCGCCGACCTGATCGAGGCCCAGCTCGACATCGGATACCTCGCCGCGCTGCTCGCCTGTCCCGAGACTCCCGAGGCACTTCGCGACTCCACGCCGTACGTCGGTGTGAAACGGGTCCCGCCGGGACACGCGCTGATCCTTCGGGAGGGTTCACGCGAGATCACCGGATACGAACGGGTCGCCTCGCTCGCCATCGCCGCACCCCAACTGGAGGCCGGCCGTGCCATGGACGCGATGCGGGACGCGCTTGTGCAGGCCGTGCGCGCCCGGCTCACCGCTCCCCGGCACGCGCCGATGACCCTGCCGCCCGACCCCGGGCCGGTGCCCGGCATGGGCCCCGCAGAACGGCGGGCGGCTCGCGGGGCACCCGCACCCGGGATCGGAGCGGACCTGTCGGGCGGCAGCGCATCCGCGACCCTCGCGCTGCTCGCGGCGGGACTGCCCGGAGCGCCGGGCACGGTACTGGGCCACGGCACCGGCGCGGGCGAGCGGCTGCTCGCCGTCACGTTCAACGACCTGGCCGCCGGGGCGGGTCAGGAGGCCGAGCTCGAACGGGCCCGGCTGCTCGCCGAGAACCCCCGGCTGCACCATGTGGTCGTCGCCGCGGGTGAGGAGGCGCTGCCCTACGCCGACCTGGAGTCCGGTCCGCTCACCGACGAACCGGGACCGTCACTCGTACTGGCGGAACGGCACCGACGCCGACTCGCGGCGGGCAGCGCCGACCAGTTCACCGGCTTCGGCGCACGCCAGGTCCTGGACGCCCATCCGGCCCGGCTCGCCGACCTCCTGATGGACCGCCGACGCAGACCCCTGCTCAAGCCCGTATCGGCACTGGCCCGGGCCCAGGGCACACCGGGCGGAGCGCTGCTCGTTCCGCTCACCGTGTACCGGGCGGCCAGACGGCTGGCCCGTACGTCCTACCGCGCCGGTCTCGAGTCTGCGGCGGCGCACCTGTCGCAGGCGAACCGGGCCGCTGCACCCTCGGTGAACGGTCCGCTCGGAGCCTCTCTGGCCGCTCTCTCCTGGTCCCGGCCGGGACCGGCGGCGCGCTGGCTCACCGGGGAGGCACTCGCCGAAGTATCGGTTCGCCTCCAGACGGCGGCGACCCGCGCGACGGCGGTGCAGCGGCCCGGCGAGGCACGGGCACGTGCCGCGTTGGCCCGACACGCGATCGACCACCGTGTGCTGGAGCAGGCAGCGGAGGTGCGCAGCCAGCGGCTGCACGCCCCGTTCCTGGACAACCAGGTCGTACGGGCCGCCCGCGACCTCCCCGAGGCGATGAGGGTCCAGCCCGGAGCTCGGGCCGCGGTGCTCCGGTCCGTCCTCGCCGGCGCGGGCGTCCACGACCTTCCTCCCGGCTGGGGCGCTCCTTCCCCGGAGGCGGCGAACACCGCCACCCGCAGCGGCCTGCGGCTCGCGCTGCCCGAACTGCTGGCCCTTTTCGACACACCGCTGCTCGCCGACGCGGGCCTGGTCGAGGCGCGGGTGGTCCGCAAGGCACTGCGCGCGGCGTCGGAAGGCGAGCCGGTGCCCCTGGACGGTCTCGCCGACCTGGTCTCCACCGAGCTGTGGCTGCGCCGTCTGCTGGCGCGGCGCGGCACCTGCTGGACGGACACGGAGGGCCCGCGCCGGCGGGCCGTGGGCGGCGGCGTCTCCCGGGGCGGCCACGCCCTGGGCGCCTCCGGTACACGGGGCGGGCAGGTCACCCGTGGTGCCCGCACCCGGTGA
- a CDS encoding BTAD domain-containing putative transcriptional regulator, with protein MRYLILGVTEARGPDGRTLTLGGPKLRALLAALALRGGRAASVGDLVGDVWDGDGRGEPPHDAPAALQALVGRLRRAIGKEAVQSTPGGYRLAAEPGDIDLYVFERLVRAGTAQLDAGEPGAAAATLGEALALWRGPALADLPGKGAGVRPEAQRLAAVRQRVEAELRCGDTRGLSPELEELVSAHPYDEPFRVQLLRALRAEGRHADALTAYEDARRTLSDDLGTDPGPELLQLYEQLLEGTAPMTAMPTAPAPSGRRSGTPGPESGGNLRPRLTSFVGREAELEAIRAELTRSRLVTLVGPGGAGKTRLAEEAAAPSEAMSVSAAEVVKPPAWLAELAPLDHPDAVPGAVLSALGLRETHLITWEGQAPQDDPTAQLVEHLAHRGLLLILDNCEHVIDAAAALAETLLTHCPGLRILATSREPLGVPGEAVRPVESLSHESALRLLADRGTAANPRFRLVDDPAAASEICRRLDGLPLAVELAAARLRLLTPRQIADRLDDRFRLLTSGSRTVMPRQQTLRAVVDWSWELMDESERAVLRQVSVFAGGWDLAAAEAVTETPDAPALLGALVDKSLVTVTPDGSGEMRFRLLETIHEYAAERAAETPELRAAAERAHTVHFTALAERAEPELRSAQQLPWIRRLEADLDNIRAALHRATGSGAESYAIRLALAMGWFWWLRNYRSEGLAWVDRVVALAPGPDGDPDDPDDPRYWPRMELRMQQLYLGIEERSQSDLGDDAETQRILRRLRSAFADGGPAAARLPGLMWPFLDYLTAGPGGTLPALDAAVLNCRRHGGEWETAVVLMFRTHLAIDQRGGFTSVDADLAELQAISRRVGDRWIRAHVASAVAEASLVRGRFDDARAAFTEALQLAREVGAHAKAPFMVARLADLDMRQGDTDAAEKGLAAAADEAVLHNVQDALGFIDFLRAAIALDRGAIERAREYVDAAQGACGRGTPPSQFAAVLDALESRVIVREGRADAVAIAARLVAASLRKGRDAQCSELVVAHIAESAATVLPLLGEDRLAVRLVAAAGAWRGECPRTVAELRMADEVESRVRAGLGDEEFAAEQTAGAELSLTEAIEALDAAVPS; from the coding sequence GTGCGGTATCTCATTCTCGGCGTCACCGAAGCCCGCGGTCCCGACGGTCGCACTCTCACCCTCGGCGGCCCGAAGCTTCGCGCGCTGCTCGCTGCGCTCGCCCTGCGGGGTGGGCGGGCCGCTTCCGTGGGGGACCTCGTCGGGGACGTATGGGACGGTGACGGACGCGGCGAGCCGCCTCACGACGCCCCAGCCGCGCTGCAAGCGCTCGTCGGGCGGCTGAGACGGGCCATCGGCAAGGAGGCAGTGCAGTCCACCCCGGGCGGCTACCGCCTGGCGGCGGAACCAGGCGATATCGACCTGTACGTCTTCGAGCGCCTCGTCCGCGCCGGCACCGCGCAGCTCGACGCGGGAGAGCCCGGAGCCGCGGCGGCCACGCTCGGCGAGGCACTCGCCCTCTGGCGGGGCCCCGCACTGGCGGACCTGCCGGGGAAGGGGGCGGGCGTACGCCCCGAGGCCCAGCGGCTCGCCGCCGTACGACAACGCGTCGAGGCCGAGTTGCGGTGTGGGGACACCCGAGGCCTGTCACCCGAGCTGGAGGAGCTGGTGTCGGCACATCCGTACGATGAGCCGTTCCGTGTCCAGCTCCTTCGCGCCCTGCGCGCCGAAGGACGGCATGCCGACGCCCTGACCGCGTACGAGGACGCCCGCCGCACCCTGTCCGACGACCTCGGCACGGACCCGGGACCGGAGCTGCTCCAGCTCTACGAACAGCTGCTCGAAGGCACCGCCCCGATGACCGCGATGCCGACAGCACCGGCACCCTCCGGCCGCCGCTCCGGGACCCCGGGGCCCGAGTCCGGAGGGAACCTCCGTCCCCGGCTCACCTCCTTCGTCGGCCGTGAGGCCGAACTCGAAGCGATCCGTGCCGAACTGACCCGCTCGCGACTCGTCACCCTCGTCGGTCCGGGCGGTGCGGGCAAGACCCGGCTCGCGGAGGAAGCCGCCGCCCCGTCAGAAGCCATGAGCGTCTCTGCGGCGGAGGTCGTGAAGCCCCCGGCCTGGCTCGCCGAACTGGCCCCGCTCGACCACCCCGACGCCGTCCCCGGAGCCGTGCTCTCCGCCTTGGGCCTGCGCGAGACCCACCTGATCACCTGGGAGGGGCAGGCGCCCCAGGATGACCCCACCGCGCAGTTGGTCGAACACCTCGCACACCGCGGCCTGCTGCTCATCCTGGACAACTGCGAGCATGTGATCGACGCCGCCGCGGCGCTCGCCGAGACCCTGCTCACCCACTGCCCAGGGCTGCGTATCCTGGCCACCAGTCGAGAGCCGCTGGGCGTTCCGGGCGAGGCCGTACGCCCTGTGGAGTCGCTGTCCCACGAATCGGCGCTGCGTCTGCTCGCCGACCGCGGCACCGCCGCCAACCCCCGCTTCCGGTTGGTGGACGACCCCGCGGCGGCGAGCGAGATCTGCCGCCGTCTCGACGGATTGCCGCTGGCTGTCGAACTGGCCGCCGCCCGGCTGCGGCTGCTCACCCCACGGCAGATCGCCGATCGCCTCGACGACCGCTTCCGGCTGCTGACCAGTGGCAGCCGGACCGTGATGCCCCGCCAGCAGACCCTGCGTGCCGTGGTCGACTGGTCCTGGGAGTTGATGGACGAGAGCGAGCGAGCGGTGCTTCGGCAGGTCTCCGTGTTCGCGGGCGGTTGGGACCTGGCCGCTGCCGAGGCGGTCACGGAAACCCCGGACGCCCCTGCGCTGCTCGGCGCACTCGTGGACAAGTCTCTGGTCACGGTGACTCCCGACGGCAGCGGCGAGATGCGCTTTCGGCTGCTGGAGACCATCCATGAGTACGCCGCCGAACGCGCCGCCGAGACACCTGAGCTGCGCGCAGCCGCCGAGCGCGCCCATACCGTCCACTTCACGGCGCTCGCCGAGCGGGCCGAGCCGGAACTGCGGTCGGCACAGCAGCTGCCGTGGATCCGCCGACTGGAGGCGGACCTCGACAACATCCGTGCCGCACTGCACCGTGCCACCGGTTCCGGAGCCGAGTCGTACGCGATCCGGCTCGCCCTGGCGATGGGCTGGTTCTGGTGGCTGCGCAACTACCGCTCCGAAGGGCTTGCCTGGGTCGACCGGGTGGTCGCCCTCGCGCCCGGCCCGGACGGCGATCCCGACGATCCCGACGACCCCCGCTACTGGCCCCGTATGGAACTGCGCATGCAGCAGCTCTACCTGGGCATCGAAGAGCGCTCGCAGAGTGATCTCGGCGATGACGCGGAAACCCAGCGCATCCTGCGTCGGCTACGATCCGCTTTCGCCGACGGCGGACCCGCGGCCGCTCGCCTCCCCGGTCTGATGTGGCCGTTCCTGGATTACCTCACCGCCGGCCCCGGTGGGACCCTGCCCGCGCTCGACGCGGCCGTCCTCAACTGTCGGCGTCACGGTGGGGAGTGGGAGACCGCCGTCGTCCTGATGTTCCGTACCCATCTGGCCATCGATCAGCGCGGAGGCTTCACATCCGTCGACGCCGACCTCGCCGAACTGCAGGCGATCAGCCGAAGGGTCGGGGACCGCTGGATCCGAGCCCATGTGGCGAGTGCCGTGGCGGAGGCGAGCTTGGTGCGCGGCAGGTTCGATGACGCGCGGGCCGCCTTCACCGAGGCGCTCCAGCTGGCGCGTGAGGTCGGCGCCCACGCCAAGGCGCCGTTCATGGTCGCGAGGCTCGCTGACCTCGACATGCGGCAGGGTGACACGGACGCGGCGGAGAAGGGACTGGCGGCGGCCGCGGACGAGGCCGTGCTCCACAACGTCCAGGACGCCCTGGGCTTCATCGACTTCCTGCGCGCGGCCATCGCCCTGGACCGCGGTGCGATCGAGCGTGCCCGGGAGTACGTGGACGCGGCCCAGGGCGCGTGCGGAAGGGGCACACCGCCCTCGCAGTTCGCGGCCGTACTCGACGCGCTTGAGTCGCGCGTCATCGTCCGGGAGGGCCGGGCGGACGCCGTGGCCATTGCCGCGCGGTTGGTCGCCGCCTCGCTGCGCAAGGGCAGGGACGCCCAGTGCTCGGAGCTCGTCGTGGCCCATATCGCGGAGAGCGCCGCGACGGTGCTGCCGCTGCTCGGGGAGGACCGGCTCGCGGTGCGGCTCGTCGCGGCGGCAGGCGCCTGGCGGGGCGAGTGCCCGAGGACGGTTGCCGAGTTGCGGATGGCGGATGAGGTCGAGTCCCGGGTACGGGCGGGCCTCGGTGACGAGGAGTTCGCTGCCGAGCAGACCGCCGGTGCCGAGCTCAGCCTCACCGAGGCCATCGAGGCGCTGGACGCCGCTGTTCCCTCCTGA
- a CDS encoding DUF397 domain-containing protein, translating into MSTTPDLSRAEWVKSSYSGNGGGNCVEWAPAYINSGIIPVRDSKDSHGPALTFEPSAWSSFVDAVQRDEFRTV; encoded by the coding sequence ATGAGCACCACCCCTGATCTCTCCCGCGCGGAGTGGGTCAAGTCGAGCTACAGCGGTAACGGAGGCGGCAACTGTGTTGAGTGGGCACCGGCTTACATCAACTCAGGCATCATCCCCGTCCGTGACAGCAAGGACTCACACGGCCCGGCGCTCACTTTCGAGCCGTCGGCGTGGTCGTCGTTCGTCGATGCCGTCCAGCGTGACGAGTTCCGCACTGTGTGA